From Argopecten irradians isolate NY chromosome 2, Ai_NY, whole genome shotgun sequence, the proteins below share one genomic window:
- the LOC138315286 gene encoding dual specificity protein phosphatase 22-like → MGNGMNKIIPGLYVGNFRDSKDPEQLEKYKITHILSIHDNAKKILEDKEYLCIVASDTPDQTLTKFFPQCIDFIHEARLKGGNVIVHCIAGVSRSVTVTAAYLMTVTSLGWRDALNAIRGARSCANPNFGFQRQLQQFETDLVEKERKRVKEKYDPSPYNDEMECRALLTAFKKFVLYGDPKDKDDGLYPLPPNAYKSRDKSPAKDKDDKNRKYAEKAAVQKKLS, encoded by the exons ATGGGCAATGGAATGAATAAG ATTATTCCTGGCCTTTATGTAGGTAACTTCAGGGATTCCAAAGATCCAGAGCAATTAGAAAAGTACAAAATAACTCACATTTTGTCGATACATGATAATGCTAAGAAGATCCTTGAG GACAAGGAATACCTATGTATTGTCGCCAGTGACACACCTGATCAGACCCTCACCAAGTTCTTCCCTCAGTGTATAGACTTCATCCATGAGGCTCGGCTCAAAGGAGGCAATGTTATTGTCCACTg TATAGCAGGGGTGTCCAGAAGTGTGACAGTGACCGCTGCATACCTCATGACGGTCACTAGTCTTGGCTGGAGGGATGCCCTAAACGCCATTCGAGGAGCAAGGAGCTGTGCCAATCCAAATTTTGGTTTCCagcgacaactacaacaatttGAAACTGACTTGGTGGAAAAG GAGCGAAAGAGAGTTAAAGAAAAGTATGATCCCAGCCCTTACAATGATGAAATGGAATGTCGGGCGTTGCTTACAGCGTTCAAGAAGTTTGTCCTGTACGGAGATCCTAAAGATAAGGACGATGGTCTCTATCCTCTGCCTCCTAACGCTTACAAGTCCCGAGACAAGTCGCCAGCGAAAGATAAAGACGATAAAAACAGAAAATACGCCGAAAAAGCTGCTGTTCAAAAGAAGTTGTCCTGA